The window CCGCAGTGAGAACCAGACCCTCAGCTCGGTCGCCCTCCTTTATACTCGTAtctcatcatcatcttcatcagcAAACGAGAACTCCCTGTCGGGGCGTTTTGGGGGCCCCCCCCGCTGGCTCGGTggcctggggacagggctgcGCTCCTCGGGCCCCGAGGTGCAGCTGGATGCTGGACTGCTGTCCCTGGGCCCACGGGCCGGGCTCTGGCTCGGCGGGGCCACCACCGCCACCACCGGGGAGCCGGGCAGGGCggcctccccctcctcctcgTGGCTCTCCTCCGCCTCGGGGTCTTCGTCCTGCTCCCACTGATCCTTATCCATGATGCTCAGGACGTCCCCGAGCATGGAGGGCCCCAGGTCGATGTGGAAGGACATGATGGACTCGGCGTGCTTCATGCCCGCCCCGCCCTTGGCCACCACGACGGGCAGCTCCGTGATGTCCCCGAAGTCGCGCTCGTCCAAGCTGGGGCTcagcggccccgcggccgccccgtTCGGGCGCTGCTGCTCTTCGGGGCTCATCTCCTCGGGCTTCTTGAcggggctggaggagaggcTCTTGGGCAGCTGCCCCGCGCTCCTGTCCACCTCCTTCTCGttgagctggggcagggacacggCGTTCTTGACGAAGAGCGCCGAGTCCCGCAGCGAGCCCAGCATGTCCCGCCGGTCACCGCGCGTCACCGACTGCGAGCGCTTGCTGCTGCGGAAGCGGCGGGACAGCAGGCTGGGCTTGGAGGCTCCCGGCTCCTCGCCCGCCTCCGGCACCGGCTCCCCGGCCTTGCTGGTGAGGAAGGAGGTGTCCCCGAAGGCGTCCCCCGCGCGCCCCACGTGCATGGTGTGGCGGAAGTCCCCCAGGGGCGCGCTGATCATCTCGGCCGTCAGGTCGGCCCGAGAGCGGCGCTTGGAGTGGGCAGAGTTGGACACGAGCTGCTTGAGGATCGGCATGGTGGCGGTGAGGGgaggctgggcagagctgcaccGTGTCCCGCCGGCCCGGCCGGTGCTCACAGCTGGGGCTCCACGGCTGGGGTCCCACCGGCGTCACGGACGGGTCACTCCTGGGGGAGAGGACAGAGGGACATGGTCAGGCTTTGAGGACATGGACGGGCCTTCACGCTGCCAAGCTGCAAAATGCGACCCCATGCCCACAAGCTGCTTGGTTCCCTCAGGAATAGCCTCCACACGGGGCATTGTTCCATGGGGAACACATCCTCAGACCCCTCCCAAGCTCCCCACACCCCCTGAAGCGGGTCCCAGACCTTATCCACGGAGCAGACATCCAGAGGAGAAAGATCTGGGCAAAGGGATCCTTTGGGATGatccctgcccctgtgccccacATGAACGGGCACCAAAAGGGATGCAGGgcacccctgtcccctccccgtGCAGCCCCAGCCCGCTGGAGCGGGGCACGGCAGCTCCAGCCTCCGCCAGTCGCACGCCGAGGAGAtgcctgggattttttttttttttaattggaagaaagcagaaaggagcaGACGCCAGAAGGAATTGGAAACAGACGGCAGGAAGTGTGTGAGGAGGGCGTAGAGCCCCCGGGAGGCACCGCACGCCGAGcagggggacagagggagcCGGGGCGGGGGACACACAAGCACCCCACGGGTACCTCTTCACGCTTGGCAgcagggggacatggggacacagcgctgctgcaccccaaacccctccatcCTCACTGCTCCCCGGCGATGAGCCCGTGTGTGACCATCCCCACCCTCCCCGGCCACCTCATCGTCACGGCTGTGACTCAGAGGTGACAGTAATGACGAGGGCTCCGGCGGGGTGGGGTGTGCACGGGCACGTTACTCCTTCCCACGGGCCCCTCGGTGCCACGGCCGACCTGTCCAGCCCCGTGCCCGGAGCCACGCGGGAGGGGACAAGGACACAGACCACGTCACCGCATCCCGCGCTTCCCATGGCGCCAGGCAGCCCCAGGTGGTCCCGGGAGGGGCTGCCGGGGAGGAAGGGCTTGTGGCCGCCCGCTTCCTCCCCGCGGGCACCGCCGGCGACACCGCGGCCCCGTGACACGCACGGGGAAGGGACGGACACGTCTGTCCTCTGAGCGAGCCTGGGGTGGGGGCCACAtccccctgctgcccacccagccccaggGTGCAGCTGAATGGCTCCGCAGGGTCGGCTGGAAGCCAGCCTTGTCCCCACAGCCCACGGGCAGCGACGGTCCCAGCACACCCCAACCCCGCTTAGCTGGACACTGCAGGGCGCCACGGGACCTACCGCCCAGCTCCCAGCATGGCAAAGGGAGGGCTCCACCCCCCGTCCCTCCCCAAATCCACCCTGTGacaccctcctgtcccctgcaGGAGCAACAGGACCTCAGgcaggctgcagccaggcaggatggACTCTGACCCCCAGTGGGTGCAAAGTCCTGGTGCCCAGCCCTCCCGTGCATGGCTTCCATATGGGGCCGGCCAGGGCACTGGTGGCACGTGGCCACACTCCCTGTCCAGCCCCGTGCAGGATCCCACCACCCCGGAGAGGCCCAGCCTGAGCAGGACCCGCTCCCTCGCAGGATCTCGTGCGTGCCCGGCTGAGCGCGTGTGCACGGCACGAACGCCTTCCCCTTCCCAAGTCTCCTTCCAGGCCGGCATTCCTCCAGCCTTTGGTTTTCCATAAAACAAACACTCCCGGCGAGCTCCCCAGCTGGGCCAGGCAACCGTGCTGCTGATTTAGGCCATCTGGGGACTGTCCCTGCCTCGTATTTAGATTTCGGGGCCAAGTTCAGCATTTGTGAGGTACTTTGCAAGCCGCACCAAAGGGGCCACCGGGAGGTTGGAGTGGGACAGCGGAGTGCAGCCACCCCGGCCAGCAGAGCTCCATCACCATCACAGCCCCcaaaccagcacacacacacaccccccccaacAGTCCTGCCCTCAAAGCTCTTTCACAGCAGCCAAAATCTCCCCCACCCCTCGATGTTTCCCCCCCAGCTCACCCCGAGGGGTGATGGCAGCACAGTGGGGCTCTGCTGCCcgcacagcccagctgcccaccccatcctgcccaggggagcagcacacagagcccttttctcctcctctcgCTCAGGGAGAGCGGATCCTGTGACATTCCCGCTGCCGGCGCTTTCACAAATGAAACGAGGCCAGGCATCGTTGGCGCTGCCTCTCCAGCCACCTACCAGGGGAAGCTGCTGGTAACCCGAGAGACTTCACAGGCACCTGGCAGCACTGCCCATCCTGAGGCagagagcccagagcagggccaaGTCCCAGCAGTGCTTTGGAGCAAGGGGAGGGGATGAGACTTTCGAGCACGGGTTGAGGAAAAGGGATAAAGTGTACTGACAGCCCTGTGCCGCTTCCCACCTGCCCTCTGAGCCCTTTGTTAGCATGAGCTCTGAGCAGTGAGAGCCTCAGGTGCCCAGGGACACAATTGTCCCTGTAAATGAGTATCTGCTTGCAGAACAGTGGGATCCTGCAGCCAGTGTGGAAATGGGACAGGACCACATACCCTGATGACGCAGGCTTCCCACGAGACCCCCTCGTCCATCCTCTCCATCTCATCCCGCTCAGCACCAGTCACACGTGGGGACCAGAGGGACAAGAGGCTCAAAGAAGGAGGACAGAGAATGGGTTCACACACACAGGGGAAATGCCGAGTCCAGCCACGCTCCCACGCGTCCTGCCCCCGGCTCGtcctgctcccaggctgggaaAGCCAAGCCAGGAAAGCATCCCGGCCGGCCCGGCCGGCTCCAAACGAGCTCCCCGGCTTTGCCATGCACAGCaccccaggctctgcagcccctgcagccccgaGATCAGAGGATGCTCTCCCCACCCTGCcgggtgctggggcaggggctgggccgggccggTTGGGCCCCCCACACCGCCCAGGGCCAGGGAGAACCCTCACAGGGGGCAGGGAGGACACGGAGCCTGCTCAGCCCCACTTTGGGAAGCGCTGCCCCTCGGGGATCCGGCGCAGGCGGCCCTTTGATGTTGGAGCCTGGCAGACGGCTGCTGGAGACAGGGCATGGATCACACCCTGTCACTGCCAGCCCCGGGAGGGGACCGAGCCGCTGTCACACCCTCGGTCGGGCTCCCCAGCGAGTCTTCCCAGGGCCTGGGGGCAGACGGTCCTGTCAGTGTGGGCAGCCCCGGCGCCCCGGTGACCGCCTCCACCCCGGCGCGGTGACAGGTCTGGTCCTGTCCCTGGCATCGGGACGCCGCTGCAGCTCAGCCGTGGGATGCACGGAGCAGCCTCTGGAAGTTGAAAGGCAACTGACAGCGAGCATCAGAGGCAGGGACGGCGAGATGGCACACGGGGAGGGCGGGAGGCAAAGCTTGGCTCTCGCCAGGGCTCTCGGCACACGGAGCAGCGCCAGGCTGGGGAACTCACCGCCCCAGCGCCGGCACACCAGTGCCAAAAGCAGAGAAGCGCTCCCCGAGGGACTGCCAACAGCCAGGAGGTAGCCAGAGTTCAGCAAGGAACTATTGGCAGGACACGCCAGAACACGCACAGGACCATAAATCCTCCTGCTATGGGGCCACGAACCAGCCCGCGGCTCTCCAGAGCCAGGAGGGGACTCTTCCGAGGGGAAAGGTTATCTCCTCGCTGGTCCTGGCTCCTTCTCTCACAACAACAGGGGCTGGCCGGGGTCCGACAGGATACCGGGGCTAAACAGACCTCCCGACCTCCGCCGGGCTCCGAATTCCTGCGGTTTCGCTGGGGTGGACGGGAAGTAAACAGGCAGACTTCCCACAGCGCGGCCACGGCTCCCTACCTGCCGGGGGGCCCGCAGCACACAGCAGCCGGCTCGGGGGGCCCGCGGCGGCTGTTTGCGCTCAGGACAAAACCCAGCGAACAAAGGGAGAGAGCGGCACGGTCAGCACAACGCCGCCGGCAGCGGGGCTGGCCGGGGGGGCCGCGCAGGGAGCCCCGCGGCCGGGCAGCCCATGGCACGGACCCCCGGGGATGGGGGCTCAGGGCAGCCTCGCTCTGCACCCCTAGACCCAAACCCACCGAGCCTCCCCGGGGCTAAACCTCAGCTGGAATCGCTCCACGGTTTCCGAGGGAGCTGCGTCCAAAACAGACTTGTTTACTGTGCGCTCGGCCGGGGAGCGAGCAATCCGTCCCGGGGTGCAGAGTGCACgctctgcctcagtttctaCCCCAGCCCATTAACGATCCCTTTGGAACAGCTTTCCTACTGTATAGATCCCAACTCCCTTTGAAACAGCCCTCCTGATCCATAGATTCGGCGCTTGGAAACATCTATACTTaacgctgctgctgccgccgggGTCAAACCGGGGCGGCGTGGGACGAGTCCAGCGCCCCGCGAGCGGCCGCTGCCCACTGAGTCCCAGCTCCACAGGCACCGGAGCGGGTTTGGGAGCCGGCTCCGcgcccagggctggcacagccgCGCAGCTCCCTCTCTCTGGGGCACCGGAGCGGGTTGGGGAGCCAGTCCcgtgcccagggctggcagagcagggcaggtcCCTCTCTGCGGGGCACCCATGGGAGCGGCGCGTGTCGCgcagggactgggagcagggcaggctgggagccGGCCGGGACCTCGAGCCCTGTCCCGGGCCGCCGGGGGATGAGAGGGACGGGGATTTCGGGCGGCTCTGACTCAGCACCCGTCGGCGCCCAGCCCCGGGGTGCCCCTGGAGCCGCTCCAGCACGGGGAGGATCCACCTCCCCGAGACGGGCCGTGGGCAGCCACCGCCCCGGCCGCGACCACCGCCGGCTCCGACCACCGCCAGCCCCGCGCGGGGCTCGCCGGAGCTGCGGGCGAGCGGCCACCGGTCGCCGGCGGGGCGGGGTGTGCCGATCCGGTGCCCCACTCCGGGCAAACACCGCTCCGCATCCTGTTAACCCTTTCTCCCACCCGCGCCACGGGACAGACCCCACGGCCCTGCGGGAATTGAGGTGGGGGGTCACCGCCGCCCCCCCTGCCCGGTACCggagcggggcagccccggggacCCCGCCCGTTCACCGGACAATAGCCGAGCGAGCGCGGCTGCCTCCCCCCGAGCAGGGTCCAGCCGAGCCGGTccagccgagccgagccgaggCTTCCCGAGCCGGCCCGACCCCCGgagcccccggcccccccgtACCTGCtcgcccgggccccgccgccgccggtcCATGGCCGCGCCGCGCCGGAACGGAGCCCCCCCGCCGCGCCGGTGATGTCATCGCCCCGCCCGGGCCAATGGCGCCGCGCTACGTCACGGGCTGTCCCACGCCCTCCATTCAAACCCGAGTGgggcggggggccgggggggggagTGACCCTTGTCCCCAACGCGGCCCCGCTCAGGGGGGTCCCGCGGGAGCGGGGACCTGAGTGGGGTCATGAGTGGGGTCCCGGCACCGCGGGGATGCGCTGGGGGGGCGGGATCGCGGGAAGCTTCCCCTGGAGGGGGGTTGTGAGTGGGGTCTCCCGGCCCCTCCCAGGCGCGGTGCAGGGATGCCACCGTTCCGATCGTGACTGTGACACCCACGGGGCTGTAGCACCCACACTTCCCCTCCGCCGCCCCCATCTCCCTGTTCTCAGCCAGCCCCACTGCTCCATCCCCCTCGGGGGGCCGTGGGGTCCCTCCAGGCCATGGGTGGTTTGGGTGGGCAGTGGCCAGGACACGATGACAGGGGCTCCAAGGCCACTCCAGACCTCCGGCGCTGGTGCTGGCTCTGGGTTCCACGGCCCCACCGGAGCTGGTGATGGATTCCATGGCCGCCCCGGCTCTCGGGATGGGCTCCATGGCCCCCCCAGTGCTGGTAATGGATTCCGTGACCATCCCAGCCCCCCGGAGCTGGTGAGGGGCTGAAAGGGAGAGTGCTGGGCTGCACAGCCGCTCGCTCGCGGGGATTAAGACAAGACCTTTGTGGGAGAAAAGGGGCGGGAGAGCTGAGATTATCCCGAACCTGCCTAATGCAGCGTTTCTTGGATATTCCGGAGCATCTGGCGTCTTTGTGGAGGGAGCCAGgatggggtgcagggggtggtGAGTGGGGtcctgggatgctccagccaTGCAGCTCTGGGATCTCAAGTGCTGGGACACGACGCTGTGAGGTCCAAAGGTCTCTCATGTCACTGGTGCAAGGAGCTCCATTCCCTGGGCCCGGCAGCACGATCTGGGGGCCCATGGTGGCAGCACCaggctgggcagcactgggcacTGTGATGGCTCATCTGGTGCTGACACTTCCCTCAGTGGGAAGGGAAGTGTCTCACACACggagctggcactgcagtgggCACTGAGGGTGGGTGTGGCACTGCAGAGATGCTGGGGTTGGTACCCAGGGCACAGCTTCTGCCCCCAGCCCGGGTGCCCAGCACCATCTCGCTCATGCCTGCTGGCTCCATCCTGGGCCGTGCTGCTCCCTTCAGTACCATTTTCCCAACCCATTTGCTTGgcaaattttgtttttcttcctttccatgtggggaaactgaggcaagaGGCAAAGCCTGCAGTTGAGCAGGGGTCCCCTGTGAGCCACCGCTGGATGCAACagtggttttttggtgggtgaggaagaggaggagggttTGCCAGAGCCCCCACCGGCAGCTCGACCCACTCACGTGGGGACAGGGTTGAAGGCTGGTGTGACACCGGTGCAGCTCTGCTCGCCTCACCTGACGCTGTCACGGGAGCAGGGAGATGGCTGAGACAGCGCAGTCAGGAGGGATTAGCATCAACCGGCTGCTGGGAGCCGCCGGGAAGGCTCCCTCGGGCTGGCCTGGCTCCGGCTGGGAAGAGCAGGCACCCACTCAACTTGAAAAACTGCCTGGGAGAGACGGGCCCCCTCCACGCTCCCTCAGCCACGCAGAGCCCGGGGCTGGATCCGGCCCCGGGGAGGCGGCAGCCAGGTCGGGGTGCTGGGCGGCTCAGGATCACGGAGCTCAGCGCTCCCGCCCTCCTCAGCCACCGCCGGttccttttgctgcttctcAGTAGCTTttgaaagcagggaagaaaaaagaaaaggcttgaAAAGCGCTTTGaaaagcagggcagggagaagcgCCCAagttcccagcagctccatcccctcctcctgccatcAGCGCCTGCCAGCTTTGTCTGCCGGCACTGCCGAGCCAGCGGGGTGCTTTCCCTgagccccagtgctggggaTCGCCCTCGGATACCCCAGGGTGCCAGGAACGAGGCAttgcccccacagcccccccaaatccacccagCCCCACGGCCCAGCGCTGGCTGCTGCCAGAAGCCTCCCCACCGGCCCCACTAAAACCAGAGACACCAGTTTGCACCCACAGCTCGGGGGTTTCACCCCTTCCCCACACCGTTTGCCCAGGGGTGAGCAGGGTGAGCAGTTATCCAGCTAATCCCGGCAGGTTGTACTGCTCACTGCTGGCATCTCAGCACTCTTGGGGTGCCACTGGGGTGAGCAGTGTGCAGGTCGGAGCCTGCAGTGGGCAGGCTCaccctgccttccccagctggCACACTCTCTCTGGGTGCCAGGGAAGGAGCTCCCACAGCTCACCACCCACCCAGGAAACCATCACCCGGATGGGATGCAGCCATCCCAGCTTCTCCCAGGAGATCTGGGTTTCCAtattggaacaagatggtctttaggtt is drawn from Chiroxiphia lanceolata isolate bChiLan1 chromosome 19, bChiLan1.pri, whole genome shotgun sequence and contains these coding sequences:
- the CDC42EP4 gene encoding cdc42 effector protein 4, producing MPILKQLVSNSAHSKRRSRADLTAEMISAPLGDFRHTMHVGRAGDAFGDTSFLTSKAGEPVPEAGEEPGASKPSLLSRRFRSSKRSQSVTRGDRRDMLGSLRDSALFVKNAVSLPQLNEKEVDRSAGQLPKSLSSSPVKKPEEMSPEEQQRPNGAAAGPLSPSLDERDFGDITELPVVVAKGGAGMKHAESIMSFHIDLGPSMLGDVLSIMDKDQWEQDEDPEAEESHEEEGEAALPGSPVVAVVAPPSQSPARGPRDSSPASSCTSGPEERSPVPRPPSQRGGPPKRPDREFSFADEDDDEIRV